CTCGAAGGAGGTTCTTATCCGCTCGTCATCGGGAGCAAACCCTAAAAGGCCCGCGATCAGGGCTTTGTCTGTGCCGTGACCGCGGCCCGTTTTTGCGAAGGAATTATAAACTACTATCCGGGCCCTTCTCGGTTCTTCTCCCAGAATATTCCTTGCCATATTCCCCAGTCTCACGGCTCCGGCCGTGTGGGAGCTGGAAGGGCCTATCATCACAGGTCCTATGATGTCAAACAGATTCAAACTTTATCACCCCTTAAATCCCCCCGATATCCCTCCTTTGCGGCAATATTTTATAGGATATTTATGCTATAATTGTGCTTTTCAAGCACATCTTTTATCCTCTGAACGTGCTCTTCGTCCGCCGTCTCCAGTTCCAGCTCCACCTTTGCATAACCTATGGGCACGTCTTTGTCAGATCTGCTGTGGGTAACTGAAAGCACGTTAGCACCAGTTCCGGCTACAAGGTTTAAAAGTGTACATAAGGTTCCGGGCTTATCAGGCAGGAAAGTGTCGACAAATATTTTCCGCCCACTCTTCACGAGTCCCTTATCAATGACCCTTGCCAGGATATTTACGTCGATGTTGCCACCGCTTACCACAGCCACTATCCTCTTATCCTTTATATTGTTCAGGCGGTTCAGTATAGCCGCTACTGCTACCGCTCCTGCCCCTTCGGAAACCACCTTGGCCCTTTCCAGCAGGAGAAGTATGGCGTTGGCGATTTCGTCTTCATCCACCGTAACTATGTCGTCGACGTACTCTTTTACGATTTCGAAGGTCAGGTCTCCCGGCGTTTTAACCGCTATACCGTCGGCGATGGTAGGCACTCCCTCTACCGTAGTTATGGCCTTTTTTGAAATCGATACGGCCATGGACGGCATATTGCTGGTCTGGACCCCTATCACCTTGACATCTGGTTTCAAGCTTTTTGCCGCGATGGCAACACCCGATATTAAGCCCCCACCTCCGATGGGCACTACAATTACATCGGTCTCGGGCAGGTCTTCAATTATCTCAAGCCCGATGGTACCCTGGCCGGCTATTACAAGCGGGTCGTTAAACGGGTGGATGAAAGTCGCTCCGGTTTCCTCCTGGATCTTTTTGGCCATGGCGTAGGCCTCGTCGTACACACTGCCGTGCAGCACCACTCCAGCGCCATACTTTCTCGTGGCGGAAACTTTGGACAAGGGGGCGTGTTTGGGCATAACTATCGTGGATTTTATGCCGTATGACGTAGCCCCTAAGGCAACCCCCTGGGCGTGGTTGCCAGCCGATGAGGCGATAACACCTCTTTTCTTTTCCTCCTCGGTCAGGTGGGCTATCTTGTTGTAAGCACCCCTCAGTTTAAAGGAACCGGTCTTCTGAAGGTTTTCCATCTTCAGGTATACATGGTTGCCGGTCATCTCACTCAAAGTGGTGTTGTGTACCAAACCTGTCTTGTATGCCACGTTTTTCAGAACTTCCCTGGCTTCCCTTATATCTTCCAGAGTTACTTTCAATTTTATTTACCTCCTCATATTAAACGCACAGGCTCGGTTACCTGTGCGCTATTACCTCAACCTCTATGAGTACCCCTTTCGGCAGTCTGCTCACCTCGACGCAGGACCGGGCTGGTGGGTTTTCGCTAAAGTATTCGGCGTAAATTTCGTTTACTTTAGCAAAATCGTCCATATTGGTGATGAATACCGTGGTCTTGACCACATTGCTGAAATCCATGTTGGCCGCCTTGAGTATGTTTTTCACGTTTTCCATTACCTGCCGGGTCTGGGCTTCGATGCCGCCCTCAACTATTTCTCCGGTGGCAGGGTTTATGGCAATCTGACCGGAGGCAAATAAGAAATCTCCGACCATGACGGCCTGTGAATAGGGTCCTATGGCTTTCGGAGCCATGTCGGTTTTGATCACTTTTTTCATTTTATCTTCTCCTTCCTTCATAAATTTATTAATATATGATTAGAGATCGCTGTTCTTCCTGCTAAGGTAGCGGTAAATGGTGTTTTCCGATGTCTTTAGGTGCCTTGCCACCTCGGCGATTGCACCTTTAAGCAAAAATACTCCCTTTTCGCTCAACTTATGGACAACCCCCATCTTTTCTTCGGGGGACATACGCTCCGGGGGTACGTTGACTTCTGCCACCGTATTTTCAATTATCGAGCGCATTAACTCTTCCAGGGAAAGAGTCAGGTTTTCCGGTACCTCTTTCCTGTCTTCTTTATATGTGCTTTGATCCTGGGGCTCCCCGTTTATATTCATTATGAAATCTTCTATAAAGCGCTTTGCCGCATAGGCGGCGCTCAGGTCCATGTTGACGCACAACATTCCGGCTATATCGCCATCTTCGTCTTTTATGAAAAAGGTGGAGGAGCGCAGGACCTTTCCATCCTTCGTCTTTCCCGGGTAATTTAAGAGGTAGTCTTTCTCCACATAAGCCTTTTCCTTTAAGAGTTTCAACCCCAGGTCAGTAAGGGGCCCGCCGACTTGCCGGCCGCTTATATGGTTGTTTTTAATGGCTACTATGGATGACTCCACATTGCTTACATCGTGCAGCACCACTTCGCAGAAGGGGCCGACAATGCCGGCGATGAAATCCACCAGGGGGATGTAGGTTTTTAAAAGATCTCTTTTCTTCTTTTCCATATTATAAACATCCTTCCCGATATAATATTCTACATCATATAAAAAAATCCTCCTTATGATAAAAAAATTTTTATTATGGTGTAATATTTATTTTTGCAAAAAAATTTTTTGGTTAAAATGTAAATATTTTCACCTACATTTTCGTACGACCTGTCAATTTATGCAGGCCCCTCAAAGGTGTAATATATTATTGATAAAAAGGTAGGGAGGGGAGATAATGGCCAGCGTAGTCTTTAAAAATGTAAATAAGGTTTACCCCGGTGGATTCAAGGCGGTAACCGATTTCAATCTGGAAATAGCCGATAAGGAGTTCGTGGTGCTGGTAGGTCCTTCGGGGTGCGGTAAATCAACAACCCTCAGGATGGTGGCGGGCCTTGAGGAAATTTCTTCCGGAGAACTTTACATAGGAGACCGTCTGGTGAACGACGTGCCTCCGAAGGACCGGGATATCGCCATGGTTTTCCAGAACTATGCCCTCTATCCCCACATGAGCGTGTACGATAATATGGCGTTCGGGCTGAAGCTCAGAAAGGTGCCGAAGGCCGAAATCGACAGGAAGGTAAGGGAGGCCGCGATGATCCTCGGAATTGAGGAACTGCTCAATAGGAAACCCAAAGCTCTGTCGGGGGGTCAGAGGCAGCGCGTAGCCTTAGGAAGAGCCATTGTGCGTGAACCCAAGGTATTTCTCATGGACGAACCGCTGTCCAACCTCGACGCCAAGCTCAGGGTTCAGATGAGGACTGAACTACAAAAACTGCACCAGAGGCTGCAGACCACTTTTATATACGTCACCCACGACCAGACGGAGGCCATGACCATGGGGGACAGGATAGTGGTCATGAAAGACGGGCTCATCCAGCAGGTGGATACACCCAAGAGGATTTACGACCATCCGGCCAATATCTTTGTTGCCGGTTTCATCGGAAGCCCCCAGATGAACTTTTTGGAAGGACATCTTTCCGGCGAAGGGGATAAGGTCTATATAAACTTTGGCAATACGAAACTTTTGATACCCGAAGGTGTGAAAAAGAAAATAGACCCCTCTTACATCGGCAAAGAGGTCGTGATGGGCATCAGACCCGAAGACATCCACGACGAACCGGCTTTCCTCGATTACTTTCCGGAATACTGCTTTGAGGTGAACGTTGACGTGGTCGAGCTCATGGGCTCAGAAACTTACCTTTACCTGAACTTCCAAGACAAGTCCCTGACGGCCAGAGTCGATCCTAGGAGCAACGCCCGGCCCGGCGATAGGATAAAAATAGGGTTCGATATGAATAAACTTCACCTTTTCGACAGGGTGACGACAAAAAGGATAATGGAGTGATGAAAAAGCCCCTGGCATTTCTTATGCTCAGGGGCTGCTTACTTTTTTCCAATGTTATGATATGATTATCACTGGTGGTATATATGCAAAAGGCAATTGCGGAAATCCTTTTGGAACTAAAAAAGCGGCTGAAAACACCCTTTGCAATCCTGGATAAGAAGGGGCGTTGCGTGCTGCAGGAAAAACTCGTGGAAAAACCGGCAAGATGCACAGTAAAACTGTGCGGCTCGGAATACGTGCTGGTAGCCGAACTTGCACGGGAGCAGCTTGTCGATTTTTCTCTGCTGCTGGAAGAGCTCGTAAACCGCAGGTTTTCGGAAAAGCTGATGGCTTTTCTTGATGGAAAAGGGGATATCATCGAAGACCTGCCCTGTCCCTGCGGCCTTATACTTATAAAATCGTCGGGTTCCTTTGAACCGGAGCCCTTTATCGAAAGCCTTTTTGACGAAGCGCTGCTTGCTAAAACCGGCGAAGCTTTTATCTTCATCATACCGGCAGCGGATCTGGACGAGCTCAAGGAAACCTCCCGGGCCCTGTACCAGACTCTGGCCGAAGAGGTTTCTTCAAAGACTCTGATATGCATAGGAGGCATTGCCCGGGTGCCCCAAGAGCTTCCGGCGCTCTACCGGGACGCTGTTAAAGCCCTTAAATTCGCTCCCTTCATCAAAACCGGTGTGCTCTATTACCCGGAGATGGCCCTGGAAAGGCTGCTGGCGTCGCTGCCCGACGAAAGCCGCCGGGAGTTCATGATGGAAATGAGAAGAAAAATCCAATTTCTCGACGAAGAGGCCATTAAAACCATAAGGACCGTGATCGACTGCAACCTAAACCTGGCAATGGCCGCCCGAAAGCTCTACATCCACCGAAATACGCTGATGTACAGGCTGGATAAAATCTCCTCCCAGACCGGCCTCGACATAAGAAAATTCAAGGATGCCGTAAAAATGGAGATTTTCCTCGCGCTGAACGAGTTTCAGCAATAAATCCCCTATCTTTTAAACCTTGCTGTAATAAAAGCCTTTGCTGCCCATACCACATCGTCCATCCTCAGGATCAGAACTATGGTCAAGTAAACTAAGACTCCGGCCAATACGGAAACCCCCAGGTCCAGGGCCTGATACACCAGGGCTCGTGGAACGAACACATTACTCATCATGCCGTATACGTTGTGTACCGCGGCGCTCATGACGGCACATGCCGCTATGGATTTTACAAAACTCATCAGAATCCTTCGGCCACCCAAAGGGCCGATTTTTCTCCGCAAGCTGTAAAAGAGCATGGCGGTACCCGCCAGCGCGGAAATACTGGTAGCCAGGGCAAGACCTCCCAGACCCATAAATTTTACCAGTATGAGGTTCAATACTACGTTTATCCCCACAGCTACGGCCCCGTTGACCATGGGAGTGGCCGTATCCCTGAGGGAATAAAAGGCCCTGCTCAAAACGTCCCTGAGCCCGAAACCCACCATGCCTGCGGAGAAATAAAGCAGCGCTGTAGCCGTCATGAAGGTGGCTCTAGAGTCGAAGGCTCCCCTTTCAAACAGGAACCTGACTATCGGTACCCTTAGAACCATGGCGCCGGCACTCAATGGCATGACTATGGCGATCACAAAACCCAGAGCCCGCCCCAGAGTCCTCTTGAATCCCTCCATATCGCCCTCGGCCGAGAGGCGCGAGAGCGAAGGATAAATGACGGTGGCCACCGAAAGGGTGAATATGCCGTAGACGAAACCGTTCAGGCGGCTGGCAAAGTTCAGCGCCGCTATGGTTCCCTCCTCCAAGCTCGATGCCAGCATCCTGTCCACCAGCACGTTCAACTGACTCACCCCCGTCCCAAGGACGACGGGTATGATCAGAATGCCCATGCGCTTCAGGTCTTCGTCGGCAAAATCGATCCCGGGGGTGAATTTAAACCCTTTTTTCACGGCGGCCGGCAACTGAATCAGCACCTGGAAAGCAGCTGCAACCACCGTAGCGACCACGAGACCCCAAATACCCAGAACCTCGCTGAAAAGCAGCGCCGAAATTATTATAACGTTATAAGGTATTCCTATAACGGCTGGAACGGTAAACTCGCGGTTGGACTGAAGGTAGCCGGTCAATACGTTGGCCAGAGCCACGAAGGCACTCATAAACATAGTAATCCGGGTGAAGGCCGCCGCCATTTCCAGAGTCTCCCCGGAAAACCCCATGGCCACCAGCTTTACCAGCAATCTTGAGAAAACAGCGCCGAAAAGGCTGAACATAAGGGAAACGATCAGTATGACGTTGAAAAGATTTCCAGCAAAGCCTACGGCCCTCTCCCTGCCCTTTTTCGCTTCGATCTCCGAATATACCGGGATAAAAGAAGTTGAAAGGGCTCCGGCCACCGTGGCAAAAAGAACCGCTGGAACCGTGAGAGAGACCAGATATGCGTCCGTGACGCTGGTTGCACCGAATTTAGAACCTATTAAGAGTTCCCGAAAAAATCCCAGTATCTTGCTCAAAAGTGTAGCAATCATTATTACGGCGGCGGCTCGAGCCGCCGCCGTAGAACTCCTGCCCGCTTCAGTCAACTACATCTACTCCTTATGGAAAACCAGCGATGCAGCACCTATTGTGCCCACATCCGTTCCCAGCTTTGCCTTCATCACCTCAAGATTCTCTACATTAGCCGGGAGAGCCCTGGTTTTCATAACTTCGACCATCGTAGAATAAAACATGTCCCAGGCGTGGGTAAGTCCGCCGCCGATTGCGATGCGCTCGGGATTATAGGCGTTTACCACATTTGCCAGCCCCACCCCCAGGTAAAAGCCCTCTTTTTCCACCAGTTCCCTGGCAAACTCGTCCCCTTCTTTGGCAGCAGCGAAAACGTGCTCGGCTCTTACCTCATCCTGTCCGGCAAGATCAGTTATCCTGGTCTTTCTGCCCGATAAAATGCCTTCCCTGGCGAACCTCGCCAGTGCGGTGCCGGAAGCATACGCTTCCCAGCAGCCCGAGTTCCCGCAGCCGCATACAGGACCTTCGAAATTTATCGTCACATGGCCCACTTCCGCGGCGTTTCCATCGCCACCCTTAAAAATCCTGCCGCCGGTGATGACGCCCCCTCCTATACCGGTGCTGATGGTTATGTAAATAAAGTTTTTTACGCCTTTCCCGGCACCGAAGAGGTTTTCCGCAATCGCCGCTGCGTTGGCGTCGTTTTCCATGATGACGGGAATATTGAACTCCTCTTTCATGATCGAAAGCAGCGGTATATCCTTCCACCCCGGAAGGTTGGGCGGGTTTTTGACGAGCCCCCTTTTGGCGTCCATCGGGCCGGGCACTCCTATGCCTATGCCCGCTATGTCGGACAAAGACAAATCAATCCTTTTGAGGATCTCGTAAACGCTCTGCTTCATCCGCATGATAATCTTTTGCGGACCCTCCTTTGCAAGGGTGGGAAGCTCGATCTTCTCAAGGAGGTTTCCGTCATCGTCCATGGCACAGGTGGCGATTTTAGTGCCGCCCAGGTCAATACCCACTGCTATTTTTTTCATTTAATTCTCCTCCCGTTCAACCGGTGTTTTT
The DNA window shown above is from Thermosediminibacter oceani DSM 16646 and carries:
- the murJ gene encoding murein biosynthesis integral membrane protein MurJ is translated as MTEAGRSSTAAARAAAVIMIATLLSKILGFFRELLIGSKFGATSVTDAYLVSLTVPAVLFATVAGALSTSFIPVYSEIEAKKGRERAVGFAGNLFNVILIVSLMFSLFGAVFSRLLVKLVAMGFSGETLEMAAAFTRITMFMSAFVALANVLTGYLQSNREFTVPAVIGIPYNVIIISALLFSEVLGIWGLVVATVVAAAFQVLIQLPAAVKKGFKFTPGIDFADEDLKRMGILIIPVVLGTGVSQLNVLVDRMLASSLEEGTIAALNFASRLNGFVYGIFTLSVATVIYPSLSRLSAEGDMEGFKRTLGRALGFVIAIVMPLSAGAMVLRVPIVRFLFERGAFDSRATFMTATALLYFSAGMVGFGLRDVLSRAFYSLRDTATPMVNGAVAVGINVVLNLILVKFMGLGGLALATSISALAGTAMLFYSLRRKIGPLGGRRILMSFVKSIAACAVMSAAVHNVYGMMSNVFVPRALVYQALDLGVSVLAGVLVYLTIVLILRMDDVVWAAKAFITARFKR
- a CDS encoding ROK family protein; protein product: MKKIAVGIDLGGTKIATCAMDDDGNLLEKIELPTLAKEGPQKIIMRMKQSVYEILKRIDLSLSDIAGIGIGVPGPMDAKRGLVKNPPNLPGWKDIPLLSIMKEEFNIPVIMENDANAAAIAENLFGAGKGVKNFIYITISTGIGGGVITGGRIFKGGDGNAAEVGHVTINFEGPVCGCGNSGCWEAYASGTALARFAREGILSGRKTRITDLAGQDEVRAEHVFAAAKEGDEFARELVEKEGFYLGVGLANVVNAYNPERIAIGGGLTHAWDMFYSTMVEVMKTRALPANVENLEVMKAKLGTDVGTIGAASLVFHKE
- a CDS encoding RidA family protein; this translates as MKKVIKTDMAPKAIGPYSQAVMVGDFLFASGQIAINPATGEIVEGGIEAQTRQVMENVKNILKAANMDFSNVVKTTVFITNMDDFAKVNEIYAEYFSENPPARSCVEVSRLPKGVLIEVEVIAHR
- a CDS encoding helix-turn-helix transcriptional regulator produces the protein MEKKKRDLLKTYIPLVDFIAGIVGPFCEVVLHDVSNVESSIVAIKNNHISGRQVGGPLTDLGLKLLKEKAYVEKDYLLNYPGKTKDGKVLRSSTFFIKDEDGDIAGMLCVNMDLSAAYAAKRFIEDFIMNINGEPQDQSTYKEDRKEVPENLTLSLEELMRSIIENTVAEVNVPPERMSPEEKMGVVHKLSEKGVFLLKGAIAEVARHLKTSENTIYRYLSRKNSDL
- a CDS encoding PucR family transcriptional regulator, coding for MQKAIAEILLELKKRLKTPFAILDKKGRCVLQEKLVEKPARCTVKLCGSEYVLVAELAREQLVDFSLLLEELVNRRFSEKLMAFLDGKGDIIEDLPCPCGLILIKSSGSFEPEPFIESLFDEALLAKTGEAFIFIIPAADLDELKETSRALYQTLAEEVSSKTLICIGGIARVPQELPALYRDAVKALKFAPFIKTGVLYYPEMALERLLASLPDESRREFMMEMRRKIQFLDEEAIKTIRTVIDCNLNLAMAARKLYIHRNTLMYRLDKISSQTGLDIRKFKDAVKMEIFLALNEFQQ
- the ilvA gene encoding threonine ammonia-lyase — protein: MKVTLEDIREAREVLKNVAYKTGLVHNTTLSEMTGNHVYLKMENLQKTGSFKLRGAYNKIAHLTEEEKKRGVIASSAGNHAQGVALGATSYGIKSTIVMPKHAPLSKVSATRKYGAGVVLHGSVYDEAYAMAKKIQEETGATFIHPFNDPLVIAGQGTIGLEIIEDLPETDVIVVPIGGGGLISGVAIAAKSLKPDVKVIGVQTSNMPSMAVSISKKAITTVEGVPTIADGIAVKTPGDLTFEIVKEYVDDIVTVDEDEIANAILLLLERAKVVSEGAGAVAVAAILNRLNNIKDKRIVAVVSGGNIDVNILARVIDKGLVKSGRKIFVDTFLPDKPGTLCTLLNLVAGTGANVLSVTHSRSDKDVPIGYAKVELELETADEEHVQRIKDVLEKHNYSINIL
- a CDS encoding ABC transporter ATP-binding protein — translated: MASVVFKNVNKVYPGGFKAVTDFNLEIADKEFVVLVGPSGCGKSTTLRMVAGLEEISSGELYIGDRLVNDVPPKDRDIAMVFQNYALYPHMSVYDNMAFGLKLRKVPKAEIDRKVREAAMILGIEELLNRKPKALSGGQRQRVALGRAIVREPKVFLMDEPLSNLDAKLRVQMRTELQKLHQRLQTTFIYVTHDQTEAMTMGDRIVVMKDGLIQQVDTPKRIYDHPANIFVAGFIGSPQMNFLEGHLSGEGDKVYINFGNTKLLIPEGVKKKIDPSYIGKEVVMGIRPEDIHDEPAFLDYFPEYCFEVNVDVVELMGSETYLYLNFQDKSLTARVDPRSNARPGDRIKIGFDMNKLHLFDRVTTKRIME